From Penicillium psychrofluorescens genome assembly, chromosome: 1, one genomic window encodes:
- a CDS encoding uncharacterized protein (ID:PFLUO_001103-T1.cds;~source:funannotate), translating into MLSTTLMTFLLTTNPNVRSVKLLGSWDNFSKPYAMERDRRVGAGVWRGCHTFTDIMGDGPPNDRSQWRTGGLKMGATYWYYYLLDDDVEHFNEAEPVTTKCPLLPGQPVNVLNVPIILPDSRSHGRSMSNSSEKLEIRTMNPEDKYLNPRKPPKPTLPLLNTSKPQRSATAATKASPRNADMVHRSVSQPSSAVRRKNGNKDARSVSPPRSRGPRSAFRNANEDTPKRPDPVQQVNAQSLARLQNGTVDEHRNGVGPETPVPATIQTRRAMKAGAGDAGRAALTVETGGQQQPKQPKQPSNSNGSSGGQSTPTRVDTMEKRLPTLPNTPSSVMDEAVRAIDETDKAMNAEVLRSHFSSLTTVEDSTQSRFAAEESRFSEWSTDTEEHTSPGFVRSASTVHDDQTHDKARIYGGPISPALETASTWKTPDLSVPTDLATSTDPNTPHLTVHSKPSSPNSALDDIPPWNSSLLQLAVSLSEAANLDVDVVSGLGIENLDEVESNPKRHAALFSAIESMQALALARSRSASPMILSEEQQREFGAAEQTIRDSPQLGEIRSLRPRPAGASLHPGGAEHGKTTMQELMDELSYLKNVIQAEMDGEPF; encoded by the exons ATGCTGTCGACCACCCTCATGACTTTCCTACTCACAACCAACCCCAATGTCCGCTCAGTCAAGCTGCTCGGGTCATGGGATAATTTCTCCAAGCCCTATGCCATGGAGCGCGATCGACGCGTCGGTGCCGGTGTATGGCGCGGGTGCCATACTTTCACCGATATCATGGGCGACGGGCCGCCGAATGATAGATCGCAGTGGCGGACCGGGGGGTTGAAGATGGGGGCGACCTATTGGTACTAT TATCTGCTGGACGACGACGTCGAACACTTCAACGAAGCCGAGCCCGTCACCACCAAatgccctcttctccctgGGCAGCCCGTCAATGTCCTGAACGTGCCCATCATCCTGCCCGACAGTCGCTCTCATGGTCGGTCGATGAGCAACAGTTCGGAAAAGCTCGAAATTCGAACCATGAACCCGGAGGACAAATATCTGAACCCGCGCAAGCCGCCAAAGCCCACTCTGCCCCTGCTCAACACGTCCAAGCCGCAGCGTTCTGCCACGGCCGCTACCAAGGCCTCGCCGCGCAATGCGGACATGGTTCACCGGAGTGTGTCGCAACCGAGCAGCGCAGTTCGCAGGAAAAATGGGAACAAGGATGCACGGTCTGTTTCTCCGCCGCGCTCGCGGGGTCCGCGCTCCGCGTTCCGAAATGCCAATGAAGATACCcccaagcgacccgatccCGTTCAGCAGGTCAATGCGCAGAGCCTGGCGCGTCTGCAGAATGGCACGGTGGACGAGCATCGGAATGGTGTCGGTCCAGAAACACCAGTTCCAGCCACGATCCAAACTCGTCGCGCAATGAAAGCCGGTGCTGGGGATGCCGGTCGAGCTGCTTTGACCGTGGAAACCggcgggcagcagcaacccAAGCAGCCCAAACAGCCCAGCAATTCCAATGGGTCCTCTGGCGGTCAGTCAACCCCGACGCGCGTGGACACCATGGAAAAGAGACTGCCCACGCTCCCGAACACGCCGTCATCTGTCATGGACGAGGCGGTGCGTGCCATCGACGAGACGGACAAGGCGATGAATGCCGAGGTGCTCCGCAGCCACTTTTCCAGCCTGACGACTGTTGAGGATTCAACGCAGTCGCGCTTTGCGGCCGAAGAAAGCCGCTTCTCCGAATGGAGCACCGATACAGAGGAGCACACCTCGCCCGGATTCGTGAGGTCCGCGTCGACCGTCCACGATGACCAAACCCACGACAAAGCCCGCATCTACGGTGGTCCTATATCTCCCGCCCTGGAAACAGCCAGCACCTGGAAAACACCAGATCTCTCTGTCCCCACCGATCTCGCAACAAGCACCGACCCAAACACACCGCACCTAACCGTGCACTCCAAGCCCTCGTCCCCCAACTCGGCACTAGACGACATCCCACCATGGAACTCCTCTCTCCTGCAACTAgcagtctctctctccgAAGCAGCCAACCTCGACGTCGATGTCGTATCGGGTCTGGGCATCGAGAATCTCGACGAAGTAGAAAGCAACCCAAAGCGACACGCCGCGCTCTTCAGCGCCATCGAATCAATGCAGGCTCTCGCGCTCGCGCGCAGTCGGAGCGCATCCCCGATGATATTatcggaggagcagcagaggGAGTTTGGGGCCGCTGAGCAGACGATTCGCGATAGTCCGCAGCTGGGCGAGATTCGGTCGCTGAGGCCCAGGCCTGCCGGGGCGTCACTGCATCCTGGTGGGGCGGAGCATGGGAAGACCACCATGCAGGAGCTTATGGATGAGTTGAGCTATCTGAAAAATGTAATTCaggcggagatggatgggGAGCCGTTTTAG
- a CDS encoding uncharacterized protein (ID:PFLUO_001102-T1.cds;~source:funannotate), whose amino-acid sequence MAEHGPQLPPVGEKSLPARCKPRALAYCPTMDLIALATEDEELRIFRLNGQRVFGGSFGGDPYLDEDEEDGEIRALAWKGNGRLLAVACGDGTVRIISSYSGKTVHHYPTYAQDDAPSSIPAQPSPKTTCLGWGVNFTDSHAAELHLRNSAGQLSIEDLLSSSVHTSKAAALIKADLPRELALMDIESSLPKLSTLPATGSEDDLFSSRASIDAIFHSSAKDTSDSVDVLFVGYDDGTVHLRIFDCFEIGSFPIADSAGQPGSCNILRHASHPLSSTHALLAASASSLNLVTLDLRFITRSGRYLSLLASKTTQLQNLLRYIGQVQRQIELEWKNTQELPARFLRSVNEDLQEKCHCDFITAAYHLVVTGHCFEPMKEFLVDIVGERGHKRWDKAVAGGYENIRRLTHECLLPALERSQVLLSRLIGLSKFHKLSDVLGLETPKLNAIVETLDCLHLMAHQIITHSNEELTEFLAFSRWLQLEIHILNSEALSQTQEELLDKRDLLDVPPTVRYITGALTKSQLRNFIRQLPMVGVAKPPPPATDKWLPDGHDHSFYDTFKSLLQQQRQSRGQGADATAVDAPQLNDLTRRLGTQFEIVFGEIALTQRRGILHRSPLALHSDCDQSVADLTICHEDAEEGHPCSTYIAARSSTSKYLVYIYRVVLDSVNGVSSTRRTAVAALSLQQGEIRQLQFVDDDTLMVLWASGEEESDPQSLAISYIDCDSTSSTPTPTIQPTLLDLSSLSSPHAAIIKHVFPVSGPKSRPVYLDVNGRKDRNAVCVLYGDAMRYEVLDLESELVLEEEEEGGSSIAMEDEDGIDE is encoded by the exons ATGGCCGAACACGGTCCGCAGCTTCCCCCCGTTGGGGAAAAATCCCTACCGGCCAGATGTAAGCCCCGCGCGCTGGCGTACTGTCCGACGATGGACCTGATCGCCCTGGCcaccgaggacgaggagctgcgcatTTTCCGGCTAAATGGGCAGCGCGTGTTCGGGGGCTCGTTTGGCGGGGACCCGTACcttgacgaggatgaggaggacgggGAGATCAGGGCGTTGGCGTGGAAGGGGAATG GTCGGCTACTTGCTGTCGCGTGTGGAGATGGGACGGTGCGCATCATCAGCTCGTATAGCGGGAAGACGGTGCACCATTACCCGACCTATGCGCAAGACGATGCTCCTAGCTCCATCCCGGCACAGCCCTCCCCCAAGACGACGTGTCTGGGCTGGGGGGTCAATTTCACCGACAGCCACGCGGCCGAGCTGCATCTGCGCAATTCAGCGGGCCAGCTCtccatcgaggatctgctgAGCTCATCGGTGCACACGTCGAAAGCGGCCGCGCTGATCAAAGCGGATCTGCCACGCGAACTGGCCCTGATGGATATCGAGAGCTCGCTGCCGAAACTGAGTACCCTGCCGGCGACGGGCAGCGAAGACGACCTCTTTAGTTCCCGCGCGTCGATCGATGCCATTTTTCATTCTTCCGCGAAGGATACCAGCGACTCGGTGGATGTGCTCTTTGTCGGATATGATGATGGTACTGTCCATCTGCGCATCTTCGACTGCTTCGAGATTGGCTCGTTCCCCATCGCCGATTCGGCTGGGCAGCCGGGCTCGTGCAATATTCTTCGTCATGCGTCGCATCCCTTAAGCTCGACGCATGCCTTGCTGGCggcgtcggcatcgtccCTCAACCTTGTCACCCTGGATCTTCGCTTCATCACACGATCGGGTCGCTACTTGTCTCTCCTTGCTTCCAAGACAACCCAGCTCCAGAACCTGCTCCGGTATATCGGCCAGGTGCAGCGGCAGATCGAGCTCGAGTGGAAGAATACCCAAGAACTTCCCGCGAGATTCTTGCGCAGTGTCAATGAAGACCTGCAGGAAAAGTGCCATTGTGATTTCATCACGGCGGCTTATCATCTCGTTGTTACGGGGCATTGCTTCGAGCCGATGAAGGAGTTTCTGGTGGACATCGTTGGAGAGAGA GGACACAAGCGATGGGACAAAGCCGTTGCTGGCGGGTACGAGAACATCCGCCGCCTGACGCATGAATGTCTCTTGCCCGCACTGGAGAGGAGCCAAGTCCTCCTCAGCCGACTGATCGGCCTGTCCAAATTCCACAAACTCAGCGACGTCCTCGGTCTAGAAACACCCAAGCTCAACGCCATCGTCGAAACACTCGACTGTCTCCACCTAATGGCCCACCAGATCATCACGCACTCCAACGAAGAACTGACCGAgttcctcgccttctccagatGGCTCCAACTCGAGATCCACATCCTAAACAGCGAAGCACTCTCCCAGACCCAGGAAGAGCTACTGGACAAGCGTGACCTGCTGGACGTGCCCCCAACGGTCCGGTATATCACCGGCGCATTGACAAAGAGCCAGTTGCGCAATTTCATCCGCCAACTTCCCATGGTCGGCGTGGCTAAGCCGCCGCCACCTGCCACGGACAAGTGGCTTCCAGATGGCCATGACCATTCGTTTTATGATACGTTCAAAtcgcttcttcagcagcagcgccagagTCGGGGTCAGGGCGCTGATGCTACTGCGGTCGATGCGCCTCAGCTAAACGATTTGACGAGGCGGCTGGGGACGCAGTTTGAGATCGTCTTCGGCGAGATTGCCTTGACGCAGCGGAGGGGCATTCTACATCGCTCCCCTCTTGCGCTGCACTCGGACTGTGATCAGAGTGTTGCAGATCTGACGATCTGCCACGAG GATGCCGAAGAAGGACATCCTTGCTCTACATACATTGCTGCTCGGTCGAGCACCTCGAAATACCTAG TCTACATTTACCGCGTGGTGCTGGACTCTGTCAACGGCGTCAGCTCAACAAGACGcaccgccgtcgccgctctCTCCCTGCAACAAGGCGAGATCCGCCAACTGCAAtttgtcgacgacgacacgCTCATGGTCCTGTGGGCTTCCGGCG aagaagagtcCGATCCCCAATCGCTAGCAATTTCCTACATTGACTGCGACAGCACCTCTTCAACCCCCACACCCACCATCCAACCCAccctcctcgacctctcctcgctctcctccccgcacgcggccatcatcaagCACGTATTTCCTGTATCGGGGCCTAAGTCTAGACCTGTCTATCTTGATGTCAATGGACGGAAGGATCGAAATGCGGTTTGTGTGCTGTATGGGGATGCAATGCGGTATGAGGTTCTGGATTTGGAGTCTGAGTTGGTGcttgaggaagaggaggaaggggggAGTAGTATTGCTatggaggatgaggatgggatTGATGAATAA
- a CDS encoding uncharacterized protein (ID:PFLUO_001101-T1.cds;~source:funannotate) gives MDARQVLQSTLSPDAAERTNAEQQLAHAAEVDFAAYLITLGQELANDSSPAHIRVAAGIALKNAFTFRDQAKLREVQQRWVQQIPPETKTQVKELALKTLHSADTRAGNAAATLIVSIAAIELPRNEWQDLMGILVQNVASGTDALKQSSLAAIGFICESQDPDLRQSLTAHSNAILTAVVQGARREEQNMDVRFAAIAALSDAVEFVRSNMENEGERNYIMQVVCEATQAEEVRVQAGAFGCLNRIMGVYYDKMRFYMEKALFGLSIMGMKSEEEDVAKLAIEFWCTVCEEEIAIEDDNAVAQQEGSETRPYFGFARIATREVLPVLLQAMCRQDEDAGDDEYNVSRAAYQALQLYAQCVQGDVIQPVVGFVEENIRSEDWRRRDAAVASFGAIMEGPEPNTLEPLIKQALSVLLGMMEDSSVQVRDSTAYALGRVCDCCPEVLDPDVHLQPLISCLFNGLASTPKIASSCCWALMNVADRFAGDAGSQTNPLSKHFENSIKSLLAVTERQDADNQLRTAGYEVLNSFVLNSANDSLPMVASLSDVIIQRLEHTIPMQQQVVSTEDRILLEEMQTSLISVILAIVQRLETEIKPQSDRIMSVMLQVLNTVGAKSSVPDVVFATVGAVASALDDQFIKYMESFSPFLYNALGNQDEPAICAMAIGLVSDISRALNDKVLPFCDTFMNLLLNILRTSTNQLKPAILETFGDIAQAIGTNFDTYLPVVGQVLQQASSVTTSSDLPYDMVDYIVSLREGIMDAWGGILLSYKGHPQITQIQPFVESIFQLLHNISQEGNRSEGLMRSSMGVIGDLADAFPNGELAAYFRNDWVTTLVRETRTTRHFSARTIETARWTREQVKRQINMSTGNMNAMA, from the exons ATGGATGCCCGCCAGGTGTTGCAGAGCACCTTGTCGCCAG ACGCGGCGGAACGTACCAATGCTGAGCAGCAACTCGCTCACGCGGCGGAGGTCGACTTT GCTGCCTACCTTATCACCCTGGGCCAGGAGCTCGCCAACGACAGCAGCCCCGCCCACATCCGAGTCGCTGCGGGTATCGCCCTGAAGAACGCTTTCACCTTCCGAGATCAAGCCaagctgcgcgaggtgcAACAGCGATGGGTCCAGCAGATCCCCCCCGAGACCAAGACGCAGGTGAAGGAGCTTGCGCTCAAGACCCTGCATTCGGCTGATACCCGAGCTGGAAATGCCGCCGCGACGCTGATTGTTTCGATCGCCGCGATCGAGCTGCCTCGCAATGAGTGGCAAGATCTGATGGGTATTCTGGTCCAGAACGTGGCCAGCGGCACCGACGCCCTGAAGCAGTCGTCGCTGGCTGCTATCGGTTTCATCTGCGAGTCCCAAGATCCTGATCTCCGCCAGAGCTTGACCGCACACTCCAATGCCATCCTGACTGCCGTCGTGCAGGGCGCTCGCCGCGAGGAGCAGAACATGGATGTTCGCTTTGCTGCTATTGCGGCGCTCAGTGACGCCGTGGAGTTCGTGCGCTCCAACATGGAGAACGAGGGAGAGCGCAACTACATTATGCAGGTCGTCTGCGAGGCGACtcaggccgaggaggtccGTGTGCAGGCGGGCGCGTTTGGCTGCTTGAACCGTATCATGGGCGTGTACTACGATAAGATGCGCTTCTACATGGAGAAGGCTCTGTTTGGCTTGAGCATTATGGGCAtgaagagcgaggaggaagatgtggccaagctggccattGAGTTCTGGTGCACCGTTTGCGAGGAAGAGATTGCGATTGAGGACGATAACGCGGTG GCTCAACAGGAAGGCTCGGAGACCCGGCCATACTTTGGGTTTGCTCGCATCGCGACTCGCGAGGTTCTCCCTGTTTTGCTGCAGGCCATGTGCCGCCAGGACGAGGATGCCGGTGACGACGAGTACAACGTGTCGCGTGCCGCCTACCAGGCACTGCAGCTCTACGCTCAGTGTGTGCAGGGTGATGTGATCCAGCCCGTGGTGGGCTTTGTCGAGGAGAACATTCGCAGCGAGGACTGGCGCCGTCGGGATGCCGCCGTGGCCTCCTTTGGTGCCATCATGGAGGGCCCCGAGCCCAATACGCTGGAGCCTTTGATCAAACAGGCCCTGTCGGTGCTTCTGGGTATGATGGAGGATAGCTCGGTGCAGGTGCGGGATTCTACTGCGTACGCTCTGGGTCGCGTGTGCGACTGCTGCCCCGAGGTCCTCGACCCGGATGTTCACCTGCAGCCGTTGATCTCTTGCCTCTTCAACGGTCTGGCAAGCACCCCCAAGATCGccagctcctgctgctgggctcTTATGAATGTGGCCGATCGGTTCGCTGGTGACGCTGGCTCGCAGACCAACCCTCTGTCGAAGCACTTCGAGAACAGCATCAAGTCACTTCTGGCAGTCACTGAGCGTCAAGATGCGGATAATCAGCTCCGTACCGCCGGATATGAAGTCCTCAACTCGTTCGTTCTCAACTCCGCCAACGACAGTCTGCCCATGGTGGCCAGTCTTTCGGATGTGATTATCCAACGTCTGGAGCACACGATTCccatgcagcagcaggtcgtCAGTACTGAGGACCGAATCCtcttggaggagatgcagacCAGCTTGATCAGTGTGATTCTGGCTATTGTTCAACGTCTGGAGACCGAGATCAAGCCGCAATCGGACCGCATCATGAGCGTGATGCTTCAGGTTCTCAACACTGTTGGTGCCAAGTCGAGCGTGCCCGATGTTGTCTTCGCCACGGTCGGTGCTGTTGCCAGTGCTCTTGACGACCAGTTCATCAAGTACATGGAATCGTTCAGCCCGTTCCTGTACAACGCATTGGGCAACCAGGACGAGCCCGCTATTTGCGCCATGGCCATCGGTCTCGTCAGTGACATCTCGCGTGCGTTGAACGACAAGGTCCTGCCTTTCTGCGATACCTTCATGAACCTGTTGCTCAACATCCTTCGCACGTCTACCAACCAGCTCAAGCCTGCCATCCTGGAGACTTTCGGTGATATTGCCCAAGCCATTGGAACCAACTTTGACACCTACCTGCCcgtcgtcggccaggtcCTTCAGCAGGCGTCTTCTGTGACTACCAGCTCTGACCTGCCATACGACATGGTGGACTACATTGTCTCCCTCCGCGAGGGTATCATGGATGCCTGGGGTGGTATCCTCCTTTCTTACAAGGGTCACCCTCAAA TTACGCAAATCCAACCCTTTGTCGAGtccatcttccagcttctccacaaCATCTCCCAGGAGGGTAACCGAAGCGAAGGTCTTATGCGATCCTCGATGGGCGTGATTGGTGATCTCGCCGATGCTTTCCCCAACGGCGAACTCGCTGCTTACTTCCGCAATGACTGGGTCACCACCTTGGTCCGCGAGACCCGCACAACCCGACACTTCAGCGCGCGGACGATCGAGACCGCTCGCTGGACCCGTGAGCAGGTCAAGCGCCAGATCAACATGAGCACCGGCAACATGAACGCCATGGCATAG
- a CDS encoding uncharacterized protein (ID:PFLUO_001104-T1.cds;~source:funannotate) — MLAKVIPPPKWSSFPASRLMHRRGESEQTPSNSPGRTGNRWSRWQSRSDDSSLSPRSSAGSSSSVWSPPPYTPNASSPSQPQSTELHADGDERYAFLKDFDTIFLVDDSSSMRGERWQEAEAAIASIAPICTQYDGDGIDIFFLNHRREVPRGVYDASEGAYTNVTTAAQVQRIFGSVRPRGATPVGKRLSSILTPHLAELERLEHAAINASRRGDVQLAAQLAAQKPKPINIIAITDGEFTDDAESIIVQAARRLDGSGCNALPWQVGIQFFQIGNDERASKYLEQLDDDLGGWRHRQTMRDIVDTVPWRGQRGKTLDADGILKCVLGAVHKKLDRTRV; from the coding sequence ATGCTTGCCAAAGTCATCCCGCCACCGAAGTGGTCCtccttcccagccagccgGCTCATGCATCGCCGTGGCGAGTCCGAACAAACCCCATCCAACAGTCCCGGCAGGACCGGCAACCGGTGGTCCAGGTGGCAGAGCCGCAGCGATGACAGCTCGCTCTCCCCACGCAGCTCCGCcggatcatcatcatcagtctggtcgccgccgccctACACACCGAACGCGAGCAGCCCCAGTCAGCCCCAGTCGACCGAACTCcacgccgacggcgacgagcgcTACGCTTTCCTGAAGGACTTCGACACCATCTTCCTGGTAGATGACAGCTCCAGCATGCGCGGCGAGCGCTggcaagaagccgaagcGGCCATCGCCTCCATCGCGCCCATCTGCACGCAGTACGACGGCGATGGGATcgacatcttcttcctcaaccaccGCCGCGAGGTACCGCGGGGCGTCTACGATGCCAGCGAGGGTGCCTACACGAACgtcaccaccgccgcgcaggTCCAACGAATCTTCGGCAGCGTGCGGCCGCGCGGCGCAACACCAGTCGGCAAGCGCCTCTCGAGCATCCTGACTCCGCACCTCGCAGAACTCGAGCGCCTCGAACACGCCGCCATCAACGCCTCCCGTCGCGGCGACGTGCAGCTAGCGGCGCAGCTGGCCGCTCAGAAACCGAAGCCGATTAACATCATCGCTATCACGGACGGCGAGTTTACGGATGATGCGGAGAGCATTATTGTTCAGGCTGCTCGCAGGCTGGATGGGTCGGGCTGCAATGCGCTGCCGTGGCAGGTTGGGATACAATTCTTCCAGATTGGGAACGATGAGCGCGCGTCCAAGtacctggagcagctggatgatGATTTAGGGGGTTGGCGCCACCGGCAGACGATGCGGGATATTGTTGACACAGTGCCCTGGCGGGGGCAGCGAGGGAAGACGCTGGATGCGGATGGGATCTTGAAGTGTGTGCTTGGGGCGGTGCATAAGAAGTTGGATCGGACGAGGGTGTAG